A segment of the Mastacembelus armatus chromosome 7, fMasArm1.2, whole genome shotgun sequence genome:
ACACAAAAATCTTTATTTGGAGATCTGGTCACCAGCTTGTATGCTTTTATCGCTTCATGTCTCGACTCCTCTCTTCATGCAGGAGTCAGTCAGTCTCACCTGAAGCTGTAAAACACTGCTCTGCCCTTCTTCTGAACCACCCATCTCATCCCCTGTAGGTGGAGGTCATTAAAGTGTTGGTAGAACCTGCTACATCTCGTGGCACAGACCAAGTGTGGCGTTACAGTGTCGCTGGATTTGAGAAGGCTCGTATCTGGACATACCGCTGCCTCACCTTGCTGTTTGCTGTCCCCTTTGCTCTCCTCTGTGGCATTTTCTTGGCCATTTTTGCTTGTCTACATGTCTGGTAGGCTGGAGCAACAGAAACGCTCCCTAAACATAAATGCCAGAGACAGTAATGTGACCGCTTAAAATAGCTTATATCAGTGGTTACAACTGAAAAATTATCTATAAGGAATTTTAAAGATTAAAGTCATGAGTTTTGCATGTTTATGATTTGTCCAGAGATTTCTGACCTGAAAAAAGAAGATTGATTCATAAATGATCACACACACTAGCTCAAACCAAAGAAACAGTAGCTATATTACACCACTTCCAACTCCATGCCTGACCTTATGATTTTAGCTTGATTCATAATAATGTACACAGTTACATGACATTTTCTTATATAATGCatctttttatttcttgctcGTCTTAATGTCCTGACAGAAAGTGAGAGTCTTACAcattctatctctctctctccaggttTGTGGTGCCTTTCATACAGCTGAGCAACACCTTCCTTCCATGCCTGcagtccttgtgtgtgtgtgctgtggatgttttcatttctccCTTTTGCACATGTTTCGCTCTCTGCTGCAGTCAAATGGTTCTTTTACTGTCTAACAAGGACAGGTATCAAAGGAGAGACATTGAGACTATGAGAATGTGAGTGCATCCAACGAGTGTATGATGATGAGTGCATGAGAAAATTCTgcctttttattctttttttttttaactccagaTGAAATGGTATCAAAAGCTGtatcaaaacataaataaaatgaaatgtaaaaaataacttTAGCATTTTATGGTTTTCTTACAAATAATACAATGGGTTTTATAGACATATGCAAAGTGTCTAGAGTAAGTCCGAGTTAATcaatctctctctttcttttttagttAATTAATAGAAAATATACTGGGAATGCACAATTATGGTAATTAGTCATTTATTAAATCATTAATCAAGCAGAATGCTAAATGTTTGGTGTTTCCAGCTTCCCAGGAATTCTTCTTGAATACGTCTCAACTTCTTGAATGTTTTTTCACTGGGTACCTTGAATCAATCAATCATGAATCAATTATTAGTCAATATTAGTCAGTATTATTTGCtaatatgatgatgatgattattaattaataattctAATCATAGTACAGCGCCAGTTGAGGGTATGTCAGGCTTTTTATCATCATTGCTGTGTGGTGTGGTTTCCGAGATTTTCTCAGGTTAGTGAAGGCATCCTACCCAGCATGCAGTTGGTGTCGCCATTTTTCTTGTTGTGATGTGCTAGGAGGCTGTTCTGGAAAATTTAGCGTTTGAATTTAGCGTTTAACTTCTGTCTTTGATATTTTTACCTGAAATCTTCTGCATCTAAACCAGCGTCAAAAACAGAGACATGGCGCAATACAAAGGAGCTGCCAGTGAGGCTGGGAGAGCCATGCAGCTGATGAAAAAacgagaaaaagaaagagaacagcTCGAGCAGCTGAAGCAGAAGATCGCGGAGGTTTGTAGCTTTTCACAATGAACTACAACTAATTTATCTGTCACTTGATATCACGAtttgctcatttgtttttggtaaaatcaaaataactcaatgtaaataatacaaatcCTTAAGGCCAAGCGTCCTGCGGGGGCCGTGAAATCGACATGGCTATAACTTAGTTAACatatgtgaaataaaacaaatgttgacCCTGTCTCTGACAAAACCTTAAAGAAATGGCAAAATAATCTGGagttttctgtgtctctgttttctcacaGGACAACATGGTCAAGTCCAATATTGATAAGAAATTCTCAGCTCACTATGATGCGGtagaggcagagctgaagtccaGCACAGTTGGTGAGTGTCACTGCACGTGGATCCTCCAATAACACTACAATAATACTACAATAACACTACAATAACCCTAAACGACAAGAACCCGAACACGAGAAGAAACACGACAAAAAACGACAATAACACGACAGAACCCGAAACGACAAGAATGCGACAAGAACCCGTAACACTAGAAGATACATTACAGATACGACAAAACCCGAACACGACAAAGACTACAATAACCCGAATACTACAACAACCCGAACACGACAAGAAGACGAACGCTAACACTATAAGAACACGACAATAATACGACAATAACCCTAAAACTACAAAATACTACAGTAACCCGAACACGAGAAAAGACGACAAGAACCCGAACAACGAAGAAGACGACAAGAACCCGAAAGACAACAACCCGAACACGACAAGAAGACAAGAACGCGAACACTAGAAAACACGACAAGAATACAACAAGAACCCAAAACTACAAGAAGACGACAATAACCCTAACACTATAATAACACTACAATAATACTACAATAACACTACAATAACCCTAATACTACAATAATGCTACAATAACCCTAACACTATAATAACATTACAATAATACTACAATAACCCTAACACTACAATAATACTACAATAACCCTAATACTACAACAACCCTAACActacaataatacaataacTCTAACACTATAATAACACTACAATAATACTACAATAACCCTAAAACTACAATAATACTACAATAACCCTAACACTACAATAATACTACAATAACCCTAACACTATAATAATACTACAATAACCCTAATACTACAACAACCCTAACActacaataatacaataacTCTAACACTATAATAACACTACAATAATACTACAATAACCCTAAAACTACAATAATACTACAATAACCCTAACACTATAATAACATTACAATAATACTACAATAACCCTAACACTATAATAATACTACAATAACCCTAATACTACAATAATGCTACAATAACCCTAACACTATAATAATACTACAATAACCCTAACACTAGTTTTCTCTTTTATGTTTGGATCAGGTCTGGTAACATTGAATGATATGAAGGCCAAACAGGAGGCGCtggtgaaggagagagagaaacagctaGCCAAGAAGGAGCAGTCCAAAGAACTCCAGCTGTAAGTTACCACTGCTGCTTGGGCTCAATTCAAACAGCAGTTTTGGTTGTTGGTGTACCACACGTCTCCATGGGTGGCAGAAGATCTACACGTCTCAACAGACACATAACAAGCAGTAGagttcattttacatttcagcgAGCGATGGATTGCTTTTATTCTGGTGAAGTACAACCACATGTCCTGCAACTTGAGCTGAGTCCACAATTGAATGTCTTTAAGTTTAAGGACATTATCTTGGCCTCTTACAATTGTGATGAACAttattttttgactttttaaatcttttaaataGAACACGTAATTGATAAATTAATAACATAATTTGCTAATTAAgctaatggaaaataaatactATTGCCAGGAAGCTTAAAATACCTAATACCCTAAAATACCTACATTTTGTGGAACTAGTTTAGCTTTCCTGCTAATCATACAGCTCTTACTATGTAAGTgtcagtttttccttttagtCCTGCGAAGAAAACATGTAATGTGTATTGAAAACATCAGTCTGGAGTTcataattaatgtttttctgcttgCAGCAAACTtgagaagcagaaagagaagaagcgaaaagaggaacagaaaaggaaaatagcCAGTTTATCATTTAATCctgatgaggaggagaaagaggaagaggaaaatgaagaagagCTGGATTGTGAGTACTGATGTTAGGGATGTTTCACTACAAACTGAACAGGAAATGTACCTCCTCTGCCCTTTTTAGTTTGATCTGCCTTTTGTGTGACTGATTGGCCCAATTGCGCAATGATTAGTTTGAGTGTTTTAAGGTATTACTTTGCtcttaaagaaacattttgcaaatcgagttatacatttatttattgaagtAAAAGTTTGATTATAAAGCTGATGGTCTGCTAAATATGAAGCTTGTTAACTCCTCTCTGGCCCTGCCCATGAAATTATGTAACAATGATAATTATATAGTAATAATTAgaattgttgttattattagtagtatataattaattaaaacacaatatgaATGTAAATAACGGAGAGACTTTGTCTCCTAGACGCTGCAgttaagaagaagaaactggGGAAAAATCCAGATGTGGACACAAGTTTTCTTCCTGATCGAGAAAGAGAGGTGAGGCCAACATGAACGATACTTGTTAGAAgacttttttttacaaaaacaaatccttggttttcattgttttaaagtGTGATGACATATGTAACATGTTTGAGATTCTTtacaaattttatattttatctgcTGCTTGTGTTAAGGAGGAGGAGAATCGTCTTAGAGAGGAACTTAGGCAGGAGTGGGAGCTCAAACAGGAGAAGATTAAGAGTGAGCGCCATATGGAGAATTCTccactttttcatcttttgacTCATGCAGATATAAAGATAAACATGCTTTGCACCCACTCTCAGCAAAATAAAGGTGTTTCTTTGCCTTCAGGCGAGGAGATTGAAATCACATTCAGCTACTGGGATGGCTCTGGACATCGTAAGACGGTCAAGGTAAGCTGCAACTCTAGTTCATGGGGACGTAGCAAGTCACATTGCTGTGCCCTGAAGTGCACTGCAGTCACACTTTAAGTAGTAATGATTATGTGGAGTTTACAGGGCATGTTCCCTTCATCCCTGTACCAACATTTGGATACCTGTTTTCATCttgtctggctgtgtgtttctcATGCAGATGAAGAAGGGTAATACCATCCAGAACTTCCTGCAGAGGGCCCTTGAGGTCCTCAGGAAGGATTtcagtgagctcaggtgagaaACCTGAAAATTTGTCAAACCCATGACATCATGTTGAGGTCAAGCAAACCACTGTTTTAGGCTGACGTGTGCTGCCAGCTGTGCAGTGCTATTGTGCATAAACCAGCTTAATGAAGAAATACTTGACTGGGTTTGGCATTGAAGAACTTTATAGCGCTGTGATAACACAGGATAAGAAGTCactcagctacacacacattaTGTGTCCTTCCCAGTCCCACCAGTTTAAAACTGAATCTATAACATTAAAGATTGCTGACAGCCACAACTGTGACTTGCCATAGAAATTTTCAAATCCCATATATAGAAGTTTTTAACTGGAAATCTGAGTCAGTTTTTAAGTGGGAAGTGAGTGACTCAAACCATAATGATTACCTTGTTTTTAACTGAACTTAATGAATCCTCTCTGCAGGTCAGCAGGAGTAGAGCAACTGATGTACATCAAAGAAGATCTGATAATCCCACATGTAAGTTCTGTGTGTATTACTGACACACCCATGAAAACCACAACTGAACTGCTGCTTTACTTTGTTTTGATTTGGTCAGTTTCACTTTTGAGTGTTATGGCAGACTCAAAGAGTCATGAAGAGGTATCTCTAGTCTCTGGGTGAACCGGCTGACTTTACAGGATATTTAAGCTGCAAATGTATTAACAGCTCAAACTGATgcaaaacagtaaacacaaattttatcattgtgtctttctgtttgttaaACTTGTCCTGCAGGTGTGCCACTTTTCACttatgtgaaaataaatatgttattcTGTCTCACTCAGCACCACAGTTTTTATGACTTCATTGTGACTAAAGCCAGAGGCAAATCTGGTGAGTGATCTCCAAACAGCTTGAGGTTCATTGATatatactgtttgtttttagagCTTGTCTGTTGTAACAGTGTTAAcattgttttcctgcttttttcctcatttatcTTTTTCCCACAGGCCCTCTGTTCAGCTTCGACGTTCACGATGACATTCGGCTGGTGAATGATGCCACTGTAGAGAAAGATGAGGTGAGAATTTTCCTCACAGAAAGAGCAGGAGATTCAAATAAgacatgaaatatatttttgactgatctgatgtaaatgtcaaaccaaatgctaaaaaaactaaaatgaccAATAGGTTTTGAATAGTTTGTCTACAGATCTGTCATTTATGGTTATcctttgtgtttaaaaaaatagaaatactgaTATAAATCCAGCTGTAAATCACAGGAAACTAACTGGACTGATGTCTTGAGGGAGATTTTGATCTAGTGCTTTCTAATCTCATGATGGCCTGCTGCACAGCTTTCTCCACAgtctaaaatatatattttcaggtTAATTTTCTTCAAAAACCGGTTCCTATTGTCCATATTATGTAACTGTCTCTGGTATCACTGTGAAACTAACTTGCATAGTGTGATGTACCAGGCCAGCAGATTAATGAAACTCTAAACATTTTGCATAAAATCAGCAAACATCATTTATTTAACTGAGTGAATTATGTTAGACTTCTTTTGAGCATAAACATCATgcactttatttattcattatccACAAGGTAATGTACATCTGAATTTGAACATTACTGAGTTGGCAGAATGTAACAACGTGTAGACAAGCTGAGTTAATCTCTCCTTCATAATGTCTTTTATATAGTGGAAGCAAATAACAAACTCCTGAATACCTGTTGGTAAAAGTTAACCACTGCTGAGTTCCTCATATTGAAATACTAACAGTCTAAAAATCCAGAAATGCTATCTCAGACTTGAATCATGCAGCATATGAGCGGTGGACTAGTCCTGGATGTAAAAATCACATCGAAGTTAACCAAGTTGTGTTTCTTTGCATGAAGTCACACGCAGGTAAAGTGGTGCTGAGGAGCTGGTATGAGAAGAACAAGCACATCTTCCCTGCTAGTCGCTGGGAGCCATACGACCCTGAGAAGAAATGGGACAAATACACGGTGATAATCTTTTTACTAAATGTCAGCATGTTCATTTTAGTAGTAAATGACCTGGTTTCATTACAAGTGGCTCTTCTGAGTTTTATCCTGTTGGGATATTTGTGACTTCGGTGTCACCTCACCAACATGCCTCTCGTAAAACTGCAAGAGAAGCTTTGAAAGATTTAGCTTGCTTGGATGTCCAGGTGATCTGAGAAGCAGAAAGGTGAAGCAGCCATGTTGTATTTCAGCAGTAATTAGGGTCTGGGAAATAATTCAATActataatatgtgtttttaattcacACCATCTATGATGATGCAAGCTAAAAAGATTTATTAGAGATGGATATTAACATGTTACCAGTACAATTTGTGCCCTTGTATTTATGAGGATGATACTGGAAAAAAGCTTTGTAGTGTTGGATTTGTAATTGAgaacattcacattttaaatcattctgaacatttttacattcaaCCTGTGCTCATGTTCCAGATCAGTATGTGATGAAATGATTGAGGTATGAACTCTTAGTACTTTTCCTCAGGGAAACTAGATAAACGGCTCAGGGTGTGCAGTACGTCTCTGTGGAGACAATCATGTCCCTGGAGACTGGCACTGCAAGCTTTTCATGTATGGACATGAGCTATTTTAAATCAGCTGTCCATCCAGACACAAAAAGAACCTGCTTTCTACAGCTTAGTTCAAACAAAGGGGCTGCAATCACTGCTGTATGACGgtgttgtgttttatgcttATAAAGTAACTTCatactttctttgttttatttgtttaattgtttatttttcagatcCGGTGAATCAGTCGTTGTCTTCAGTGTCTGGAATCCTGATCCTGAATCCTGATGCAAACTTTTTGTTgtgaatttaaattttatttttttctgttataaatattattcatcaatattttaatcattatttgataaagttttgatgttttgtttgtttgttttttttcccctcacatttATTTGAATTGCCAATCCAATGTTTCCTGTGAAAACAACCCCACATTTGTATATATAGCTTCAAAGATGCTGTAGCATCTTGTGcttaataaaataaacctgGCTGGTACTCACTTGGCTCATGATAAATCCTTTTGGCACCAACACTTAGAGGCTTTAACCACTTGTTGAAAAGATGTTCATCATTCCTACTTGTTGAGTGTTATTGAATGTGAACTTATATTTTTCGCCTCCAGCTACTAACTGCAATTGGATTTGAGAGTCAAACCTGCCTTCTTCTACAGCACaagttgtgttgtgttatcTGGAAGCATAACtgttaaaacatgcacagagaGAAAGCTGGCAGCATCTCCGCCCGTAGCCTAAAGACACCACACCCCCATTgcctttctccttcctctcaggTTCCTGTCACCCGCTCTCACACACCAGTGAAGGATCAGAGAAGGTGTGTGTGAATCTGAGGTGCAGTGCTCCCAGTTAGACAATGTGGTGCCAGCTGTAGCAGCATGTGGACGGCAGCTATTGTTTTGTACCAGGTCTTGGCATTTGGTCAGCCACTCTGGGCTCAGGATGGTGCCATCACACCTCAGAAATGCAGTCTGGACTGTGTCCGAGAGGTGAGCCGGATTTCCAACCCACTTGTACATTTATACTTAGTGTAGATATTTTGTGTAACAGCCTTAAAAATAATCAGTTTGTAGCAGCCGCATGGTGTTCACACTTATTTCCTCATTTCTGTCTAATCCAGGAGaactttttatatattaaacTACCAAAGAGTACAGCTGACCTGGAATACAATACTAGTGAGACTCGTTCTGCTAGTAAATATAttgctgctgcttcagcatAGTTTCTTGACTGTGTACAGTGGAGGAGCTCGTAAAACACCTATGCTCACGTTCACTTAATGTTTGTGGTTTTATACGTCAGAACATTTGAGACGTGAGGCAAACCTGTTCTTGAAACTGTAGATATTTCAATAAGCAGAGGTCAAATAGAAGCAAATaggaaaatatacatatataatgtgttccttttttctttctgattcCATCAATGTGAAGTGTTTTCATCAGGCACAGGCCCGTATGATGACAGGGAATCAGACCAAAGCCTCTGCTCTGTGGATGCTGGCAGTGGTTGTGGTGGAGTAGAACTATGGGGAGGTGGATGGAAAGTTTTTACTGTGTTGCTGGACGTCATAGAGGTGATGGAGAGAAGTAAACCAGGAGTAAATTTAGCAGCAGAATATAGGGGAAGAAAATTTTGCTTAAACTTCACGAGCCTCAAATAATGGTCTTGCTGGCTTGGTTGTTTATACTTGGTATAGTGTCCTGTGCAGTAACTGTATATATAATGGTCTAAGTAGGATTTATTTTTATCACACATGCTTTGTCTTTCCAGCAGCACAGTCTGTCCTGTAACTCATCAGCTTTGGCAAGTTGGGATTTAAATTGTATCCAGaaacttaaaaagaaaaggtgTTATTTgttgtgaatttgttgagaaataTTCAGTATAGTACACCATACTGCCTTGAGATAAACCTGATCATTTATTCTTTAGAGGCTTCTTTAAAATCTCTCTTAAGTGTCTtaagtcaaagaaaaaaatgtaaagatttgtTTCTaagcagaaaacatgtttggcactgatgtgatttacttctgtataaacattttttctcaAAAATTTCTAagttttgaaaatatatatgtcCTTTCAGAAAGGGAAGATTATGTGCAAAGCTTATATTTAAAATGCTGTGTTCTCAGAAACATAATAGCCTTTTCTAGAACATTTGTGTCATAGCAGTTACtcagaatatacagtatttttctttgtaaagAGGGTAAAACCACCAATTttgctgaaaacacaaaacatcagacAAGATGGCTCCCTCTAGATTTTGTCCTGCTCTGCCTCATGTTGGTGTGAGATGTTAGTCAGTTTCAGTCCCATCACAGGTTTTAGCCTCAGTGCACTGATTTCAATCTCTGGTTTCTGCCAGAGATTTATCTATAGACATTAAATGGAGGAAAAGGAATGAAAAGTTGTCAGCTAAGAGAGCGGTGTGCATTCACACTAATCACAATTGCCACACACTGTTGTGTTGGCAGCACAGTAGGCTATATTCTCTCTGGATCAAGCTTCTGTTATCtgttttatgtatattattACAGAATATGGGCTATTAtattaaaaaccttttaaagGTCTTAACTTTCATggtatttttgtcattttcagcatTTCAAATTAAGAATCAAACAGAAGACATTAGATGTACAGCCTGTGTACGTATGTGACTAGCAGATATGTACACAGGCTGTAATTTACGACATTTGGCTGAACCAAATGTTCTATAGTTATATAAGTTCCATGTTATAAGTTGTTTCCAGTTACGTGTCACTTGTGTATTGAGGTGTCACCCACACTGAAGGTGTGTCAGTGAACAGCTCCTTTGTACTGTGCATACTAATGATGCCGATTTTGTCCAGTCATCACCCTAAGTGCAATAAAGTATTTAGATTATAAATGTTATTTGCATGGGTATTAACTAATATGATAATGTAAATACAATAATGTGGACCAaaatacacacacgtacacactgTTTCTCTGTCATGCCTGAGGGAAACAGCATTTCTGTTTCTCCACCAGTTGGTCTGGTTATGGTTTTGAAACCTGCCAGACAAGTCTGCCacatatgttttattgtttactaTTTATTCTGTAAGAAGAAGATTCCCATGTAACAACAGTTTGACTCACACCTTCTGATATTGCTCCACCATTATCCAAAACCGAATATTTGATGCCtttaatatgtgtttgtttcagctggTTTTGATTACAACTCTTTGAACGCACaaatcagcagcagctgaaattTTCAACTGGAAGCACATTTTACCTTTTCCAATGCATGGAGAATGATCAGAAACAAAcctgtgtttgtggtttattATTCCACATGAGCTCAGTCTGAACCATAGATGTAAGGACGTGCAGATGTTCGACCCATCAGGGACCCAGTTTTGGTCTGTTTGGCTTGGGGCTTTAggttcatgtttctttttctgttgttttttacGAAGTTTAATACTTGAAATAAGATATTTCACGGCATATTTTGTGGTTTACTTTTTTCAGTTGTACTGAGAATTTTTGGAACATTTGTTTCTAATGTGTAATATCTAACCTCCTACAACCTGGCGTCCATATACCTGGACTATAATACTTATATTCTGTGTACTTGAAACCTGTTGTACAAAAATGTGGatcaactgttcccacagacaaaaaggacattcctagTTTGGAGGAGTAGTTATGGAGTGTTACaatacagcaaaaacaaaatataagaaCATTGCCAAGGTTTTGGGGATatgttcctttttttctttttccatatcCACCTTCAGAAGTGGAAACAGTTATATAACTGttacaatgaaaaatgttgaaaacagtgTTCAGATAAAATGTCCCCAACTCAGATCAAATGTCCCCAAcgtcattttttttcaaaaagtgcTTCAagttcaaagataatatctcGTTATTATATTAATTGGttccacctaaccccaaatagctcgaagaaatctaaaatgcaagccaaaccaaagcttggGCCTTAGGAAGTTAAGATTAGATATGCATCGCAGTAAAAGGTGATGCAGATGGTTGAGGAATGTATACAAATTAACTGTAGTTAATGAATCCTTGAAACAGCATAACTGATTTAAAATGCTTGGAGccaggaaaagaaacaaagcagaagaaatgtgaaaatactgaGCAAAGCTGAACCTGAACGTGGcttaacttttgtgtgtgtgtgtgttaaaactattaaaaacgCAGCAGTAAGCCACATCTCTTCACTGAGTGACATGTTtcctcctcaacaagaagatCTGGTCCATCTTCTTTCAATAACAAATCCAAAGGCTGAGAATGACTGTAACTTTTTACAGTCTCTGAAGTAAAGGAGTTGACTCTGCATATAAAGTATGgaacacatatatacatgtttATATAGCTGTGTTATACAGCTTGTTTTTGACAGTAGAGTAAATTGTGACAATTCACATCACAGTTTACGTGACTGTTGTGACTGTTGTTTAGCATCTgattaaaaagatttttttgtgcttgatgaaaacatttattttcacagctgtAACTCTGTCCCCTACTCTCTTGGTGGCTGAGAAGATGTACATAGTCCTGTGCTTGTTTTGACCATTGATTTAATCTGATGTGATATTTGTGTTCACAAtaacagaaatgtatttatatagtttgtgcttttgtgtatgactgtgtgcaTATGTCTGTTTTAAGCTCCTTTTCTATTACAGTAGCTTTAATTgtcctttctttgtttctgtttcatgcCTCTGTAAA
Coding sequences within it:
- the fam50a gene encoding protein FAM50A, whose protein sequence is MAQYKGAASEAGRAMQLMKKREKEREQLEQLKQKIAEDNMVKSNIDKKFSAHYDAVEAELKSSTVGLVTLNDMKAKQEALVKEREKQLAKKEQSKELQLKLEKQKEKKRKEEQKRKIASLSFNPDEEEKEEEENEEELDYAAVKKKKLGKNPDVDTSFLPDREREEEENRLREELRQEWELKQEKIKSEEIEITFSYWDGSGHRKTVKMKKGNTIQNFLQRALEVLRKDFSELRSAGVEQLMYIKEDLIIPHHHSFYDFIVTKARGKSGPLFSFDVHDDIRLVNDATVEKDESHAGKVVLRSWYEKNKHIFPASRWEPYDPEKKWDKYTIR
- the cav4b gene encoding caveolin-2 — encoded protein: MTDDYNSALSKHVLKMMMVSDDCLVEHKIDDDSGEDDGGGEEINIPPPPPEFASKAPTPAPKAPTPPTAPTMPPPTHTLTRDPYGINKHLKVEVIKVLVEPATSRGTDQVWRYSVAGFEKARIWTYRCLTLLFAVPFALLCGIFLAIFACLHVWFVVPFIQLSNTFLPCLQSLCVCAVDVFISPFCTCFALCCSQMVLLLSNKDRYQRRDIETMRM